In one Mucilaginibacter sp. PAMB04168 genomic region, the following are encoded:
- the gyrB gene encoding DNA topoisomerase (ATP-hydrolyzing) subunit B — protein MSEEIQDRSNYSADNIQVLEGLEAVRKRPSMYIGDTGVKGLHHLVYEVVDNSIDEAMAGYCDTIKVTIHEGNSITVEDNGRGIPTGINTKENKSALEIVMTVLHAGGKFDKDTYKVSGGLHGVGVSCVNALSTHLITLVHREGKVFTQEYERGKPMFEVKAIGESNRTGTIQWFQPDPEIFTQTIEYKYDTLAARLRELAFLNKGIRLTLTDERVTEDDGTHPTEEFYSEGGLKEFVKFLDGTRASIIPEPIYVEGIKQGIPVELALQYNETYSENVHSYVNNINTIEGGTHVAGFRMGLTRTLKAYADKSGLLKNVKVDITGDDFREGLTAIISVKVAEPQFEGQTKSKLGNSEVSGAVNVAVGEVLGIYLEENPKEARLIVNKVILAATARAAARKAREMVQRKSVMTGSGLPGKLADCANSDPSVCEIFLVEGDSAGGTAKQGRARDFQAILPLRGKILNVEKAMEHKIYENEEIKNMFTALGVSIGTPEDDKALNISKLRYHKIVIMTDADVDGSHITTLILTFFFRYMKELVEHGYVYIASPPLYLVKKGKEFEYCWTDEQRNTAIQRLKGAGKEDSVHVQRYKGLGEMNDVQLWDTTMNPATRTLRRATIENAAECDHTFSMLMGDEVAPRREFIEKNAKYARIDA, from the coding sequence ATGAGCGAAGAAATTCAGGACAGATCCAATTACTCAGCAGATAATATTCAGGTTCTGGAAGGCTTGGAAGCAGTACGCAAAAGACCTTCCATGTATATTGGCGATACGGGCGTAAAAGGCCTGCACCACCTGGTATATGAGGTGGTTGATAACTCGATTGACGAGGCCATGGCTGGTTACTGCGATACCATTAAGGTTACTATTCACGAAGGAAATTCCATCACTGTTGAAGATAATGGCCGTGGTATTCCTACAGGTATCAATACCAAAGAAAATAAATCCGCGCTTGAAATTGTAATGACCGTATTACACGCCGGTGGTAAATTTGATAAAGATACCTATAAGGTTTCGGGCGGTTTGCATGGTGTGGGTGTAAGTTGTGTTAACGCACTCTCTACCCATTTAATAACACTGGTACACCGCGAGGGTAAAGTATTTACCCAAGAGTACGAGCGTGGTAAACCCATGTTTGAGGTAAAAGCCATTGGCGAATCAAACCGTACGGGTACCATTCAATGGTTTCAGCCCGATCCGGAAATTTTTACCCAAACCATAGAATATAAATATGACACACTGGCCGCCCGCTTACGCGAGCTGGCTTTCTTAAATAAAGGCATCCGCTTAACGTTAACAGACGAGCGCGTTACCGAAGATGATGGTACACACCCAACAGAGGAGTTCTACTCTGAAGGTGGCTTAAAAGAGTTTGTTAAATTTTTGGACGGCACCCGTGCATCTATTATTCCTGAGCCTATTTATGTAGAGGGTATTAAACAGGGCATACCGGTTGAACTAGCCCTGCAATACAACGAAACTTATAGCGAAAACGTTCACTCTTACGTCAACAACATTAATACTATTGAGGGCGGTACGCATGTGGCCGGTTTCAGAATGGGCTTAACACGTACTTTAAAAGCCTATGCTGATAAATCGGGCTTGCTAAAGAATGTGAAGGTTGATATTACCGGCGATGACTTCAGAGAGGGCTTAACAGCAATTATTTCAGTGAAAGTAGCCGAGCCTCAGTTTGAAGGCCAAACTAAATCCAAACTGGGTAACAGTGAGGTAAGTGGTGCGGTTAACGTTGCCGTGGGTGAGGTATTAGGAATTTACCTGGAAGAAAACCCAAAAGAGGCAAGACTGATTGTTAACAAAGTGATTTTGGCAGCTACTGCCCGTGCAGCTGCTCGTAAGGCGCGCGAAATGGTACAACGCAAAAGCGTAATGACAGGTTCGGGCTTGCCTGGCAAACTGGCCGATTGTGCTAATAGTGATCCTTCGGTTTGTGAAATATTCCTGGTGGAAGGTGACTCGGCTGGTGGTACAGCCAAACAAGGCCGTGCACGTGATTTTCAGGCTATATTGCCATTGAGGGGTAAGATCCTGAACGTGGAAAAAGCAATGGAGCATAAGATCTACGAGAATGAAGAGATCAAGAACATGTTTACAGCTTTAGGTGTAAGTATTGGTACGCCTGAGGACGACAAAGCACTGAACATTTCTAAGCTGCGTTATCATAAAATCGTAATCATGACGGATGCTGACGTGGATGGCTCGCACATTACCACGCTAATCTTGACCTTCTTTTTCCGTTACATGAAAGAGCTGGTTGAGCACGGTTATGTGTACATAGCATCGCCGCCATTGTACCTGGTTAAAAAAGGTAAAGAGTTTGAATACTGCTGGACCGATGAGCAGCGCAATACCGCCATACAGCGCCTTAAAGGTGCCGGTAAAGAGGATAGCGTACATGTACAGCGTTACAAAGGTTTAGGTGAGATGAACGACGTACAGTTGTGGGACACTACCATGAACCCTGCAACCCGTACTTTGCGCCGTGCAACCATTGAAAATGCTGCCGAGTGTGATCACACTTTCTCTATGCTAATGGGGGATGAAGTTGCACCACGTCGGGAGTTTATTGAGAAAAATGCCAAGTATGCACGTATTGATGCATAA
- a CDS encoding DUF294 nucleotidyltransferase-like domain-containing protein, producing the protein MNERVKYLQSITPFNLLPIEVLQSVAEQLQEVSYKKDTIIYQQETTKLKGVDIIVKGQYESFFYDSIQNKRLIEYHDAGFCYGGVSVLLNRRQSLRTVIAKKGTLVYFLHRKDFRALCKAYEDFFLYFTAEFGKRMQNEEFVHFFKRPAAFEESYLAADQIYSRKIESVEYRPIVQCTGDTPIFEAAAHMASHKVSCLFVTDEANHIVGYVTDITLRDKVIAQQRSAADAVSSVMDNPIVAIDVEAYVYEAVLMMFSTKTRYLLVKKDGQYVGFLSRNKLLSEQAQSPLVFIQSVKSAVSDEELKRKWDSVPHFVNQLLERGVNAQIANQVISTIADTIAQKVIESTIDVVGLPPAKFVFMVLGSEGRKEQTFKTDQDNAIIYEDKANEHREEVREYFLDFAQQVSGRLNSIGISYCTGGFMAQNPKWTHSLSHWKRNYISWMAESLPETVINFSTFFDCRFVYGDASIMDELHEFLNEELQKPMDKLFHNMAINALQYEPPLTFFNTIRTFKKNEREVFDIKKAMTPIVDLVRVYALKNRVFEVNTGERMKALRKLEVFSETAYHELSQSYYFLMSMRLKKQAVQIIYDKASPDNYIDLSSLTKIERVTLKEIFKVIGNFQSKIKMDFTNSVLG; encoded by the coding sequence ATGAATGAGCGTGTAAAATATTTGCAAAGCATCACCCCCTTTAATCTCTTACCCATAGAGGTTTTGCAAAGCGTTGCGGAACAGCTACAGGAAGTAAGTTATAAAAAAGATACGATTATATACCAGCAGGAAACCACCAAGCTGAAAGGGGTAGACATTATCGTTAAAGGGCAGTATGAGTCGTTTTTTTATGATAGTATACAAAATAAGCGCCTGATAGAATACCACGATGCTGGTTTTTGTTATGGCGGCGTTTCGGTGTTGCTTAACCGCAGGCAATCGTTACGCACGGTAATTGCCAAAAAAGGTACGCTGGTTTATTTTTTGCACCGTAAAGACTTCAGGGCCCTGTGCAAGGCATATGAGGATTTCTTCCTGTACTTTACCGCCGAGTTTGGCAAGCGCATGCAAAATGAGGAGTTTGTGCATTTCTTTAAGCGCCCTGCCGCCTTTGAGGAAAGCTATTTGGCTGCCGATCAGATTTATTCGCGTAAAATTGAGAGTGTAGAGTATCGTCCCATTGTGCAATGTACGGGCGATACACCTATTTTTGAAGCGGCCGCACACATGGCTTCGCATAAAGTAAGTTGCCTTTTTGTAACCGACGAAGCGAACCATATAGTTGGCTACGTAACCGATATTACCCTGCGTGATAAGGTAATTGCCCAGCAACGCAGTGCCGCTGATGCTGTAAGCAGCGTAATGGATAACCCCATTGTTGCCATTGATGTGGAAGCTTATGTGTATGAGGCTGTGCTGATGATGTTCAGTACCAAAACACGTTACTTACTGGTAAAAAAGGATGGCCAATACGTTGGCTTTTTAAGCCGTAACAAACTGCTGAGCGAACAGGCACAATCGCCTCTGGTGTTCATACAGTCGGTTAAATCTGCAGTAAGTGATGAAGAGCTGAAACGTAAATGGGATTCGGTACCGCACTTTGTAAACCAGTTGTTGGAGCGCGGTGTAAACGCCCAGATTGCCAACCAGGTAATTAGCACTATTGCCGATACCATTGCGCAAAAAGTAATTGAAAGCACTATTGATGTGGTAGGTTTACCGCCGGCCAAATTTGTGTTTATGGTATTGGGTAGTGAAGGACGCAAGGAGCAAACTTTTAAGACCGACCAAGACAATGCCATTATTTACGAGGATAAGGCCAACGAACACCGAGAAGAAGTAAGGGAGTATTTTCTCGACTTTGCACAGCAGGTATCAGGCCGGTTAAATAGTATTGGCATTAGTTACTGCACCGGAGGTTTTATGGCGCAAAACCCAAAATGGACGCATTCACTTTCGCACTGGAAACGTAATTATATAAGCTGGATGGCTGAATCGCTGCCCGAAACGGTGATTAATTTTTCTACCTTTTTTGATTGCCGTTTTGTGTATGGAGATGCGTCTATTATGGATGAGTTGCACGAGTTTTTAAACGAGGAATTGCAAAAGCCTATGGACAAGTTGTTCCATAACATGGCCATAAATGCCTTGCAGTATGAGCCGCCGCTAACCTTTTTTAACACCATACGCACGTTTAAAAAGAATGAGCGGGAAGTGTTTGATATTAAAAAAGCAATGACGCCTATTGTGGATCTGGTGCGGGTATACGCCTTAAAGAACCGTGTTTTTGAAGTAAATACAGGTGAGCGGATGAAAGCATTGCGCAAGTTGGAAGTATTCTCAGAAACGGCTTACCATGAGCTTTCACAATCATATTACTTTTTAATGAGCATGCGCCTTAAAAAACAAGCCGTGCAAATTATTTACGATAAAGCCTCACCCGATAATTACATTGACCTATCCAGCCTTACTAAAATTGAGCGGGTAACTCTGAAGGAGATCTTTAAAGTGATTGGCAATTTCCAATCGAAAATAAAGATGGATTTTACCAACAGCGTATTAGGTTAG
- a CDS encoding SelT/SelW/SelH family protein, producing MKPTISIEYCPKCGWMLRAAYMSQELLTTFTDDVHGVLLQPSEVSGSYVIRVNDQEIFNRKLEDRFPEIKELKQLVRDVVAPEKSLGHSDKK from the coding sequence ATGAAGCCGACTATCAGTATAGAATATTGCCCCAAGTGCGGCTGGATGCTACGGGCGGCCTACATGTCGCAAGAACTGCTCACCACATTTACTGATGATGTGCACGGCGTGTTATTGCAGCCGAGCGAGGTGAGCGGCAGTTACGTGATTCGTGTCAACGATCAGGAGATCTTTAACCGTAAACTTGAAGACCGTTTTCCGGAGATTAAAGAATTAAAACAATTGGTACGTGATGTAGTGGCCCCTGAAAAAAGTTTAGGGCATTCAGATAAGAAGTAA
- a CDS encoding 2,3,4,5-tetrahydropyridine-2,6-dicarboxylate N-succinyltransferase: protein MPATLKKMIEDAWEDRGLLNMNEYVNAVETVIERLDKGEMRVAELITNRWHVNDWVKKAVILYFPIMQMEEIKVGPFVFHDKMKLKTDYKKTGVRVVPHGIARYGAYLAKGVIMMPSYVNIGAYVDEGTMVDTWATVGSCAQIGKHCHLSGGVGIGGVLEPVQAAPVIIEDNCFIGSRAIVVEGVHVEREAVLGANVVLTASTKIIDVTGEKPVEYKGRVPARSVVIPGSYTKKFPAGEYQVPCALIIGKRKESTDKKTSLNDALRDNNVAV, encoded by the coding sequence ATGCCCGCTACTTTAAAAAAAATGATCGAGGATGCCTGGGAAGACCGGGGATTACTCAATATGAATGAATATGTCAATGCGGTTGAAACCGTTATTGAGCGCCTTGATAAGGGCGAAATGCGTGTTGCCGAATTAATCACTAACCGCTGGCACGTAAACGACTGGGTTAAAAAAGCTGTTATCCTGTACTTCCCTATCATGCAAATGGAGGAGATAAAGGTAGGTCCGTTTGTGTTTCATGATAAAATGAAGCTAAAAACCGATTACAAGAAAACCGGCGTGCGTGTGGTGCCTCATGGTATTGCCCGTTATGGCGCTTACCTGGCCAAAGGCGTAATCATGATGCCATCATACGTAAACATAGGCGCCTATGTAGATGAAGGTACCATGGTAGATACCTGGGCAACAGTAGGTTCATGTGCACAAATTGGCAAGCATTGCCACCTGAGCGGTGGTGTAGGCATTGGTGGTGTACTGGAGCCAGTACAAGCGGCACCGGTAATTATTGAAGATAACTGCTTTATTGGTTCACGCGCTATTGTAGTAGAGGGCGTACATGTAGAACGCGAAGCCGTTTTAGGCGCCAACGTAGTATTAACTGCTTCTACTAAGATTATAGATGTTACCGGCGAAAAACCAGTTGAGTATAAAGGCCGCGTACCTGCCCGCTCGGTAGTTATTCCTGGCTCTTACACTAAAAAGTTCCCTGCCGGTGAATACCAGGTTCCTTGTGCTTTAATTATTGGCAAACGCAAAGAATCAACCGATAAAAAGACTTCATTAAACGATGCATTACGTGATAACAACGTAGCTGTATAA
- a CDS encoding retropepsin-like aspartic protease, with the protein MNINIPLHIIDMQGDGYHLLVDVKIGRKAYKLVLDTGASKTVFDHQTLLQTPNKIDIESTNRFSAGLGTLSMESFTAVIPELKLGRFKLTGFEVAILDLSTINQAYAQFNHPQVLGVLGGDILMEYNAVIDYGKKTLKLKQM; encoded by the coding sequence ATGAATATCAACATTCCGCTTCATATCATCGATATGCAAGGCGACGGCTATCACCTACTGGTTGACGTCAAAATTGGCCGTAAAGCCTACAAACTTGTGTTAGATACCGGTGCATCAAAAACGGTTTTTGATCACCAAACGCTATTACAGACTCCTAATAAGATTGATATCGAATCTACCAACAGATTTTCAGCCGGCTTGGGCACGTTATCCATGGAATCTTTCACGGCAGTTATACCCGAGTTAAAGCTGGGACGTTTTAAATTGACCGGCTTTGAGGTTGCTATCTTAGACCTCTCAACCATTAATCAGGCCTATGCTCAATTCAACCACCCGCAGGTGCTGGGCGTACTTGGCGGCGATATTTTAATGGAATACAATGCGGTGATAGATTACGGAAAGAAAACCCTGAAATTAAAGCAAATGTAA
- a CDS encoding response regulator, translating into MNRILAVDDDQDILEVLQLILEDSGYQVNTLSDGHLLFEKLNEELPDLILMDIMLNGLDGRDLCKNVKLNMRTHDIPVIMISASHNVSDVLKQECAPDDFLAKPFDINTLLIKIQRQLAA; encoded by the coding sequence ATGAATAGGATATTGGCGGTAGACGATGATCAGGATATTTTGGAAGTACTTCAGTTGATACTTGAAGATTCTGGCTATCAGGTTAACACCCTCTCTGACGGTCACCTACTTTTTGAAAAATTAAATGAGGAACTGCCTGACCTCATTTTGATGGATATTATGCTGAACGGCCTTGATGGCAGAGATCTTTGCAAGAATGTTAAGCTGAATATGAGAACGCACGATATTCCGGTGATCATGATATCAGCCAGTCATAATGTGTCTGACGTTCTGAAGCAGGAATGTGCTCCAGATGATTTCTTGGCTAAACCGTTTGACATCAATACACTACTCATTAAAATACAGCGCCAACTGGCTGCTTAA
- a CDS encoding 3'-5' exonuclease: MTNYLLFVDVETSGLPVNWHLPYSAEGNWPSAVQVSWLVYTPDGQEVKRETHYILNTDFFITPRAMEIHGINPGILAVKGKLRNQVMEMLADDLNKYQPLVVGHFVQLDYHVLGADFYRAGIDNPLPQLPLFCTMLATTQFIWNPMPQSLLLGDLYAYLFYKPMQNQHNALNDAEATAQCFFELMHRGEMNEKLISLQQDQAGIKNLKAKSGKLLQVFIPLVILILIILLAHHL, translated from the coding sequence GTGACCAATTACCTCCTCTTTGTAGATGTTGAAACATCCGGCTTGCCGGTTAACTGGCACCTGCCATATTCGGCGGAGGGTAATTGGCCATCGGCCGTACAGGTAAGCTGGCTGGTATATACTCCTGACGGTCAGGAAGTAAAACGCGAAACCCATTATATACTTAACACCGATTTTTTTATAACGCCACGGGCTATGGAAATACATGGCATTAACCCGGGTATACTGGCTGTAAAAGGCAAATTGCGTAACCAGGTAATGGAAATGTTAGCTGATGACCTGAATAAATATCAGCCACTGGTGGTAGGCCATTTTGTGCAGCTGGATTATCATGTACTGGGCGCCGATTTTTACCGGGCCGGTATAGATAATCCACTGCCGCAATTACCCCTGTTTTGCACCATGCTGGCTACTACCCAATTCATCTGGAACCCTATGCCGCAAAGCTTGCTGCTGGGCGATTTATATGCTTATTTGTTTTATAAACCAATGCAAAACCAGCATAATGCCCTAAATGATGCCGAGGCTACAGCGCAGTGCTTTTTCGAACTGATGCACAGAGGGGAAATGAATGAGAAGCTAATTAGCCTGCAGCAGGACCAGGCCGGAATCAAAAATTTGAAAGCAAAATCGGGCAAGTTATTACAAGTATTTATTCCGCTGGTAATTTTGATACTGATAATTCTATTAGCACACCATCTATGA
- a CDS encoding RNA-binding S4 domain-containing protein, whose amino-acid sequence MPEKEKLRIDKYLWSIRLFKTRTLASDACKAGRVKLNGTNIKPSHEVKVGEIYHVSKGLERKVVKVTGLLESRTDAKTAVMFYDDITPVEQTTAFKSMFHAPVLSRDRGAGRPTKRDRREIDDLQGGYFTPAKPDEEDSE is encoded by the coding sequence ATGCCTGAAAAAGAAAAGCTCCGTATAGATAAATACCTGTGGTCCATTCGCCTGTTTAAAACACGTACGCTGGCCTCTGATGCCTGTAAAGCTGGCCGTGTAAAATTAAATGGCACCAATATCAAACCCTCGCACGAGGTTAAGGTAGGGGAGATATACCATGTATCTAAAGGGCTAGAACGCAAAGTGGTGAAAGTAACGGGTTTGCTGGAAAGCAGGACTGATGCCAAAACTGCTGTAATGTTTTATGATGATATTACGCCCGTTGAGCAAACTACGGCTTTTAAATCTATGTTCCATGCACCTGTACTAAGCCGTGACCGCGGTGCAGGCCGACCGACCAAACGCGACCGCCGTGAGATTGATGATTTGCAAGGCGGCTATTTTACCCCTGCCAAACCTGACGAAGAGGACAGCGAATGA
- a CDS encoding OmpH family outer membrane protein → MKTPASMISKITLSLLLAGSLAACNQNKTEEKTTAATPAATSASATPKAEEIVFVNSDSLLTKYDYFKDMSARLEKKGKAAQADLVNRGQAFQREVAEYQKAAATMPADQRQATEQRLQRKQQELQAYQQNAGAQVQNDQAGEQAKLYEKVAEFLKTYAKDKGYKMVMTYQKGNSGILYGDPSLDITSDVVKKLNEAYAKDKK, encoded by the coding sequence ATGAAAACCCCGGCTTCGATGATATCGAAAATTACTTTAAGCTTATTACTGGCAGGAAGCTTAGCCGCCTGCAACCAGAACAAAACCGAAGAAAAAACTACAGCTGCCACACCAGCGGCAACCTCTGCTTCTGCAACACCTAAGGCTGAAGAAATTGTATTTGTAAACTCTGACTCATTGTTAACCAAGTACGATTACTTTAAAGACATGAGCGCGCGTTTGGAGAAAAAAGGCAAAGCTGCACAGGCCGACCTTGTGAACAGAGGCCAGGCTTTTCAACGTGAAGTGGCCGAGTATCAAAAAGCTGCTGCTACCATGCCTGCCGATCAGCGCCAGGCTACCGAGCAACGCCTGCAACGCAAACAGCAGGAATTACAAGCTTACCAGCAAAATGCAGGAGCCCAGGTACAAAATGACCAGGCCGGCGAGCAGGCTAAACTTTATGAAAAAGTTGCCGAGTTTTTGAAAACTTATGCTAAAGATAAAGGCTACAAGATGGTAATGACCTACCAAAAAGGCAACAGTGGTATTTTATACGGCGACCCAAGCCTGGATATAACCAGCGATGTGGTTAAAAAACTAAATGAGGCTTACGCTAAAGACAAAAAATAA
- a CDS encoding glycosyltransferase family 1 protein: protein MNIGYDAKRAFLNNTGLGNYSRWLIKAMATYYPDNSYWLYTPKIKDNRHLGSLQSLLNTKCVEPDNKFLSSWWRTKGIVKNLKSDEIQLYHGLSHELPLGIQQSGVKSVLTVHDLIFLRFPHYYGWINRTIYKVKIKYACKAANRIVAISQKTKNDLIELLGVDAAKIEVVYQNCDRAFSLRQNDNYKTTVQKKYKLPKRFLLTVGTIEERKNLLLLVKSLQYTRGNIPLVVVGKPTPYLDQVKAFIEQHQLGNRVTFLHEVSFDELPAIYQLATIFIYPSRYEGFGIPVLEALHSGTPVIAATGSCLEEAGGPDSVYVDPDNEHDLAKKINRVWNMPALRQNMALKGFEYCHNFDDEKLAGQLMALYQNTLTHA from the coding sequence ATGAACATCGGCTACGATGCCAAGCGAGCTTTTTTAAATAATACCGGCCTGGGTAATTACAGCAGGTGGTTGATCAAAGCTATGGCAACGTATTATCCTGATAACAGTTATTGGTTATACACGCCTAAAATAAAAGATAATCGGCATTTAGGCTCGTTACAAAGTTTGCTTAACACCAAATGCGTTGAGCCGGATAACAAATTTCTTTCTTCTTGGTGGCGCACAAAGGGTATAGTTAAAAATCTGAAAAGCGATGAGATTCAGTTATACCATGGGTTAAGTCATGAACTGCCTCTTGGCATTCAGCAAAGTGGCGTAAAAAGCGTGCTAACTGTGCACGATCTGATCTTTCTGCGCTTTCCGCATTATTACGGCTGGATAAACCGCACCATTTACAAAGTAAAAATTAAATACGCTTGTAAAGCGGCTAACCGTATAGTTGCCATTAGCCAAAAGACCAAAAACGACCTGATTGAATTACTCGGAGTCGATGCAGCTAAGATTGAGGTAGTATATCAAAACTGCGACCGGGCCTTTTCGCTACGTCAAAACGATAATTACAAAACCACCGTGCAAAAAAAATACAAGTTGCCTAAAAGGTTTCTGCTAACGGTTGGGACAATTGAGGAGCGTAAAAACCTGCTGCTGCTTGTCAAGTCGCTGCAATACACGCGGGGAAACATTCCTTTAGTTGTGGTTGGCAAGCCTACGCCTTATCTTGATCAAGTAAAAGCTTTTATAGAACAGCATCAGCTGGGCAATCGCGTAACTTTTTTGCATGAGGTGAGCTTTGATGAGCTGCCGGCTATATACCAGCTGGCAACCATATTTATTTACCCCTCACGCTACGAAGGGTTTGGCATACCTGTACTCGAAGCCTTGCACTCAGGTACACCTGTTATTGCTGCAACCGGCTCCTGCCTGGAAGAGGCTGGCGGCCCGGATAGCGTTTATGTTGATCCCGACAACGAGCACGACCTGGCTAAGAAGATAAACCGTGTTTGGAACATGCCCGCGCTGAGGCAAAACATGGCTTTGAAAGGCTTCGAATATTGTCATAACTTTGACGATGAAAAACTTGCCGGCCAATTAATGGCCCTGTACCAAAACACACTTACACATGCTTAG
- a CDS encoding PadR family transcriptional regulator, with protein sequence MSTSPLLKGTLQTIILKLLEDNKQMYGYEITQKVKDLTAGELKLTEGALYPALHKLEADGLLETFNEVVDNRVRKYYRLTQQGGQEVSSKLQEAQAFIEQLQLLLNLKSHTA encoded by the coding sequence ATGAGCACAAGCCCTTTATTAAAAGGAACTTTACAAACCATCATCCTCAAACTATTGGAGGATAATAAGCAAATGTATGGTTATGAAATTACTCAAAAAGTAAAAGATCTTACCGCAGGCGAATTGAAGTTGACTGAAGGCGCCTTGTATCCTGCCTTGCACAAGCTGGAAGCTGACGGGCTACTGGAAACCTTTAACGAAGTAGTAGATAACCGTGTGCGCAAATATTACCGGTTAACCCAACAAGGAGGGCAGGAAGTAAGCAGCAAGCTGCAGGAAGCCCAGGCATTTATTGAACAACTGCAGCTATTGTTAAACCTAAAATCACACACCGCATGA
- a CDS encoding L-threonylcarbamoyladenylate synthase: MLRDEVKKAFDVVQQGGIILYPTDTIWGLGCDATNTEAIEKIYKLKQRAQEKSMIVLLDTENKLESYIREVPAIAYDLIEFAENPLTLVMPGAKNLPPALIAEDGSIGVRVSKHPFCQQLIQRLRKPLVSTSANISGQPSPQNFQQISPEIIDGVDYVVDIDQHDLSAKKPSTIMRLDPSGKFEFIRR; the protein is encoded by the coding sequence ATGCTTAGAGACGAGGTAAAAAAGGCTTTTGACGTTGTACAGCAAGGAGGTATTATTTTGTACCCTACCGATACTATTTGGGGTTTAGGGTGCGATGCTACCAATACCGAAGCCATAGAGAAGATATATAAACTAAAGCAGCGTGCTCAAGAAAAAAGCATGATTGTTTTGCTGGATACGGAGAACAAGCTGGAAAGCTATATACGTGAGGTACCGGCCATTGCTTATGATTTAATTGAGTTTGCAGAAAACCCGTTAACACTGGTTATGCCCGGCGCTAAAAATCTCCCACCGGCTCTTATTGCCGAGGACGGCAGCATTGGTGTGCGTGTCAGTAAACACCCCTTTTGCCAGCAACTTATACAACGCCTGCGCAAACCGCTGGTATCAACCTCTGCTAATATAAGCGGACAGCCATCGCCACAAAACTTTCAGCAAATATCGCCGGAAATTATTGATGGTGTGGATTATGTAGTTGATATCGACCAGCACGACCTTTCGGCCAAAAAGCCGTCTACCATCATGCGTTTGGATCCAAGCGGAAAGTTTGAATTTATCAGACGTTAA
- a CDS encoding nucleoside deaminase, with product MNHEEFMRMAIGLSEQNVALGLGGPFGAVIVKGDKVVAASGNKVVPSNDPTAHAEVSAIRLACQELGTFSLEGCVIYTSCEPCPMCLGAIYWARLDKIYYANNKSDAAAIGFDDQFIYEELERPKDQRKLPVVELLRDEALGAFKAWETSVSKTHY from the coding sequence ATGAACCACGAAGAATTTATGCGCATGGCCATTGGCCTTTCAGAGCAAAATGTTGCGCTGGGATTGGGCGGTCCGTTTGGTGCCGTAATTGTAAAAGGTGATAAAGTTGTAGCGGCCAGCGGCAACAAGGTGGTACCCAGCAATGACCCTACTGCCCATGCCGAGGTATCGGCTATACGACTGGCCTGCCAGGAATTGGGAACCTTTAGTTTGGAAGGCTGCGTAATTTACACCAGCTGCGAGCCCTGCCCCATGTGCCTGGGCGCTATTTATTGGGCGCGGTTAGACAAGATATACTATGCCAACAACAAAAGTGATGCGGCTGCTATAGGCTTTGATGATCAGTTTATTTATGAAGAACTGGAGCGCCCGAAAGACCAACGCAAGTTACCCGTAGTAGAGTTACTGCGCGACGAAGCTTTAGGGGCATTTAAGGCTTGGGAAACTTCGGTATCGAAAACACATTATTAA